One window from the genome of Bacteroidota bacterium encodes:
- the mtnA gene encoding S-methyl-5-thioribose-1-phosphate isomerase, producing the protein MRSDSWFSIKFHDGRLLFLDQTKLPSSEEYIHTDNPERVAEAIKRLEIRGAPLIGIAAAYALALSVKGGFSEQVFHSAFQLLASTRPTAVNLFNCLQRMKKFCFDLPVQERNFHNLLLEAERIHSEDEMMCEQIANNGLEIFKGRSTVLTHCNTGRLATGGIGTAFGVIQRGFESELIQHVYADETRPLFQGLRLTSYELSKNGIPFSIIPDSAAGVLIRDGKIDLVITGADRIASNGDSANKLGTFTLSVLCKEYKVPFYIAAPSTTIDPVASGFSDIPVEERSPMELVQYLSSGYTSLNFNSFNPSFDITPSENITGIITEKGIFKFPYSFR; encoded by the coding sequence ATGAGATCTGATTCCTGGTTTTCCATAAAATTTCATGATGGCAGGCTTTTGTTTCTCGATCAAACAAAGCTGCCATCTTCTGAAGAATATATCCATACTGACAACCCGGAAAGAGTTGCAGAAGCCATAAAACGGCTTGAGATCCGGGGAGCACCCTTGATTGGAATTGCAGCCGCCTACGCTTTGGCTCTGTCAGTTAAAGGTGGTTTTTCAGAGCAGGTTTTTCATTCCGCTTTTCAATTACTCGCCTCCACAAGACCCACAGCTGTAAATCTTTTCAACTGTCTGCAGAGAATGAAAAAATTTTGTTTCGATCTGCCCGTTCAGGAGAGGAATTTTCATAACCTCCTTTTGGAAGCAGAGCGCATTCATTCCGAGGATGAAATGATGTGTGAGCAAATTGCAAACAACGGTCTCGAAATATTCAAAGGGAGATCGACAGTTCTTACGCATTGCAATACAGGCAGGCTTGCGACAGGTGGAATCGGAACTGCTTTCGGAGTGATACAAAGGGGATTTGAAAGTGAACTCATACAACATGTCTATGCTGATGAAACCAGACCTCTTTTTCAGGGCTTGAGACTCACTTCATACGAACTTTCCAAAAATGGAATTCCTTTCAGCATCATTCCGGATTCAGCCGCGGGAGTCCTGATCAGGGATGGTAAAATCGATCTTGTGATCACTGGAGCCGACCGTATTGCATCCAACGGCGATTCAGCGAATAAACTAGGTACTTTTACCCTGTCAGTGTTGTGCAAGGAATACAAAGTTCCTTTCTACATCGCCGCACCATCGACAACCATTGATCCCGTGGCGTCGGGATTCTCCGATATTCCGGTTGAGGAAAGATCACCAATGGAACTTGTTCAGTATCTTTCATCGGGTTACACTTCTCTCAATTTTAACAGTTTCAATCCATCCTTCGACATCACTCCTTCAGAAAACATTACCGGTATAATCACCGAAAAAGGTATTTTCAAATTTCCTTACAGCTTTAGATAA
- a CDS encoding NUDIX domain-containing protein, which yields MKIIDDIVEAHIFRSSGEKHELLLLRRSQTEEVYPGVWQPVTGRMHEGEKAWEAALREIKEETGITPDQFFVVPNVNSFYNPANDSVSLIPVFAGKVDKNVEVVLSDEHDEYMWCSLEVALPLLAWPGQRKSAELIMNKAKDEKIYFDPVKLI from the coding sequence ATGAAAATCATTGATGATATAGTAGAAGCCCACATTTTCAGGAGTTCGGGAGAAAAACATGAACTGCTTTTATTGCGAAGGTCACAGACAGAGGAAGTTTATCCCGGTGTGTGGCAGCCTGTGACGGGTAGAATGCATGAAGGTGAAAAAGCCTGGGAGGCGGCACTTCGGGAGATAAAAGAGGAGACCGGGATTACCCCTGATCAGTTTTTCGTTGTGCCAAATGTAAATTCGTTTTACAATCCTGCGAATGATTCCGTAAGTCTTATTCCGGTATTTGCCGGAAAGGTGGATAAAAATGTAGAAGTAGTCCTGTCCGATGAGCATGACGAATATATGTGGTGTTCGCTTGAGGTGGCACTTCCATTGCTAGCCTGGCCCGGCCAACGAAAGTCGGCAGAGCTTATAATGAATAAGGCAAAAGATGAAAAAATCTATTTTGATCCGGTTAAGTTGATTTAG
- the recO gene encoding DNA repair protein RecO has translation MGNSLVKTEAIVLSRLKFSDSSNIISFYTKTSGKISGLVKGARNIKSKSGLATDVLNLVELFYYDKEGRELYTINSAELIFHPKEIMTDLEAISCATSVIELLKELTPPHEENDRLFRGTEKIIRLMDSKKEPSLILLLRYFLFILDESGVGIHSQTCSSCGCEISKDTGVRFDSGFGILCEKCAFEKRRGIHISMELYGLLFCLNSGKPVDNFESKSVRQLLNLLETYTRTHFETFKGLKALKILGDL, from the coding sequence ATGGGAAACAGTCTTGTAAAAACCGAGGCTATTGTTCTTTCGAGGTTGAAGTTCAGTGATTCAAGCAACATAATCAGTTTTTACACCAAAACTTCAGGAAAAATCAGCGGATTGGTAAAAGGGGCAAGAAACATCAAATCGAAATCAGGACTTGCCACAGATGTCCTTAATCTTGTTGAGCTTTTCTATTATGACAAAGAGGGAAGAGAACTCTATACAATCAACTCCGCCGAACTGATTTTTCATCCCAAGGAAATAATGACCGATCTTGAGGCAATAAGTTGCGCGACTTCAGTCATCGAACTTTTGAAAGAACTTACTCCACCTCACGAAGAGAACGACAGACTTTTTAGAGGGACGGAAAAAATTATCAGGTTGATGGACTCCAAAAAAGAGCCTTCCCTGATACTGTTGCTCAGATATTTTCTGTTCATCCTCGATGAGTCAGGTGTGGGTATCCATTCGCAGACCTGTTCTTCATGCGGTTGTGAAATTTCAAAAGATACGGGAGTGAGATTTGATTCCGGATTTGGAATTTTATGCGAAAAATGTGCGTTTGAAAAAAGAAGGGGCATACATATTTCCATGGAACTTTATGGTCTCCTTTTCTGTCTAAATAGCGGTAAACCGGTTGACAATTTCGAATCAAAATCAGTCAGGCAGTTGTTAAATTTACTTGAGACTTATACACGAACCCATTTTGAAACTTTTAAAGGCTTAAAAGCATTAAAAATATTAGGAGATTTATAG
- a CDS encoding PfkB family carbohydrate kinase codes for MSLLIVGSVAFDSVSTPFKSVDNALGGSATYISLAASYFTAPAYIVGVVGDDFPKKYFDLLESHNVNLTGMQVVEGGKTFRWAGKYHYDLNTRDTLLTELNVFESFNPVIPDKLRKSSYICLGNIDPVLQLRVLDQLENPQFVVCDTMNYWIEGKKDVLAEVLKRSDVLIINDSEARLLAQEPNLIKAAKIIREMGAKILIIKKGEHGALLFTEDVVFSAPAYPLEMINDPTGAGDSFAGGFIGYLHKTQDLSPSNIKRAVVYGSTMASFCVEQFSTEALENLSYLRIQDRYREFLTISRFDEI; via the coding sequence TTGAGCCTATTAATAGTCGGTTCCGTCGCCTTTGATTCCGTATCCACCCCTTTCAAGTCTGTTGATAATGCACTTGGAGGTTCTGCCACATATATTTCACTGGCAGCAAGTTATTTTACCGCACCTGCATACATAGTTGGTGTGGTGGGAGATGATTTCCCCAAAAAGTATTTTGATCTGTTGGAATCTCATAATGTCAATTTGACAGGAATGCAGGTGGTTGAAGGGGGAAAAACTTTCAGATGGGCAGGCAAATACCATTATGATCTGAACACACGGGATACACTTCTGACCGAGTTAAATGTGTTTGAATCTTTCAATCCTGTAATCCCCGACAAACTGAGAAAATCCTCATACATTTGTCTTGGGAATATCGATCCTGTTCTTCAGTTAAGAGTGCTTGACCAGCTCGAAAATCCACAGTTTGTGGTCTGTGATACCATGAATTACTGGATTGAAGGAAAGAAAGATGTGCTTGCCGAAGTTCTCAAAAGAAGTGATGTGTTAATCATAAATGATTCGGAAGCAAGGCTTTTAGCGCAGGAACCAAACCTGATTAAAGCTGCCAAGATTATCAGGGAAATGGGTGCAAAAATTCTGATAATCAAAAAAGGCGAACACGGTGCACTGCTTTTCACTGAGGATGTTGTGTTCTCGGCACCTGCATACCCGCTTGAAATGATAAATGATCCAACCGGAGCCGGTGACTCTTTTGCCGGAGGATTTATTGGATATCTGCACAAAACCCAGGATTTAAGTCCTTCGAACATCAAGAGGGCGGTCGTTTACGGCAGTACCATGGCATCATTTTGTGTTGAACAGTTCAGTACAGAGGCTCTTGAAAATCTTTCCTATTTGCGGATTCAGGACAGGTACAGGGAATTTTTGACGATTTCAAGATTTGATGAGATCTGA